Proteins encoded within one genomic window of Macrotis lagotis isolate mMagLag1 chromosome 3, bilby.v1.9.chrom.fasta, whole genome shotgun sequence:
- the IGSF22 gene encoding immunoglobulin superfamily member 22 has protein sequence MTTTIHQEQMVKEHVSMEFSRSTTTSVQTFSQITHVMGEEISRKSSSHVEFFSLVTRSSEVPAGESVPEFVEKPSPVTSPEGDKAVFRARVQGNPKPNVSWKRESGIPIKESAKIFYDSINKEHVLKLEPLTSDDSDNYKCIATNEHADAIYTVSLTVTENQDKMDFKKMLKKRAPPAPKQQKKVVDEKEMLDILSKVPKKDFEKVCMEYGFRDFRGLLKKLKEMKKKVEVEAIRIIKPLEDVETKVDSTATFDCIMELKDPNTKMIWIKGVEPLRIQYSLGKYDVKQVGTKYMLIITNVNMNDAGTYTLAVGDKRLSAELIVLDEPLKFVGELNPVKITERQTAVFEIRLSKKVPDFVWKFNGKELKRDDKYEISVSEDGLTHTLKIKDARLSDSGEFSVEAGGLVQKAPLTIARIPIKFVSNLKNARVKERSRACLECELTSKDVTLKWKKDGKLLERGAKFNMSHEGKRAELVIEDAQLSDGGEYTVVAMQDGDPTEYYSTAILTVEERLATVKSGMSDVHAATGSPAELCVVLNDEKVEGVWLKDGKEITDFSGIQIVKQGAVHKLIFPNMGPEHEGKYTFRAKGAESEASVFIADPPTIDPSVLEALAAHPVTVKVGQTANLKVPFRAKPLPKATWYKDGVEVTEEERVTMERGDDQALLTISNCVREDSGIVLLKLKNDHGSATATLHLSVLDRPKPPQGRVEFLELSGNCVHMKWKAPKDNGGRPVTHFIIERRAVGKKSWIKAGEVSGKVTDFSTNKVEEGKAYQFRIRAVNSEGVSDPLETEEVFAGNPIEPPGLSSQPQVSDVTKEAVTITWNPPAQDGGSPVLGYIVERRKKGSSLWVPVNKEPIQDNKCRVDGLLEDTEYEFRVIAVNRAGQGQPSMPSTSVVAKDPIKPPGLVQGLCVADSSNSSISLTWREPIEGGPPSGYILEMRAEDTKEWSKCTKIPISGTCYTVGGLTERQKYFFRIRAVNEAGVGEPVELDEGVRAMPPPAAPRFDLSARLKNHMVVRAGTALCIHASFYGSPPPTVIWQKDGIPTKGRETITKGKNHSQFLINSTKRSDSGVYRILLQNEYGEAHYDVHVRVADFPRPPTNLKLFEEVPNTVTLGWDHSPDVQEDGEAHYVILKRDASTATWFTAAERVFSNKYTVTGLLPGRKYYFRILARNEIGDSDPLDSKDTWLVNKDEIEDLSAKLHPYERKDWRHAPRFITPLKPHTVLRGHDCTMSCAFLGNPRPTVTLYKGDVNITANSKFWYNSTSGVCTLVIPTCTLKDSGDYSVLIENELGKDKSSCTLTVYDKDDKSILASMTESLQKKSKHLM, from the exons ATGACAACAACAATACACCAGGAGCAGATGGTGAAGGAACATGTCTCCATGGAGTTCTCCAGATCCACCACCACCAGTGTACAGACGTTCTCTCAGATCACTCATGTCATGGGAG AGGAAATATCTCGGAAGTCTTCCAGCCATGTGGAATTCTTTAGTTTGGTTACACGAAGTTCAGAAGTCCCTGCAGGTGAAAGTGTTCCTGAGTTTGTGGAGAAGCCAAGCCCTGTCACTTCACCAGAGG GTGACAAGGCTGTATTCCGAGCCCGGGTACAGGGCAACCCCAAACCCAATGTCTCCTGGAAGAGGGAGAGTGGTATTCCCATCAAGGAAAGTGCCAAAATATTCTATGACAGCATCAACAAGGAACATGTGCTAAAG TTGGAGCCACTAACCTCTGATGACTCCGACAACTACAAGTGCATTGCAACCAATGAGCATGCAGATGCCATCTATACTGTGTCCCTCACAGTGACTGAGA ACCAAGATAAGATGGATTTCaagaagatgctgaaaaagaG GGCACCTCCTGCCCCCAAGCAGCAGAAGAAAGTGGTAGATGAGAAGGAGATGCTGGATATCTTATCCAAGGTGCCTAAGAAGGACTTTGAGAAGGTCTGCATGGAATATGGCTTCAGGGATTTCAGAGGACTGCTCAAAAAGctcaaagagatgaagaagaaggtgGAAGTGGAG GCCATCCGGATCATAAAACCCCTGGAGGATGTGGAGACCAAAGTGGATAGCACGGCGACCTTTGACTGCATAATGGAATTAAAGGACCCCAATACAAAGATGATATGGATCAAG GGAGTGGAGCCTCTGAGGATTCAGTACTCCCTTGGCAAGTATGATGTGAAGCAGGTGGGTACCAAGTACATGCTGATTATCACCAATGTGAACATGAATGATGCCGGTACCTACACACTAGCTGTGGGTGACAAGCGGCTGAGTGCTGAGCTCATTGTTCTGG ATGAGCCTCTGAAGTTTGTTGGGGAGCTGAATCCAGTGAAGATCACAGAGCGCCAGACAGCAGTGTTTGAGATCCGCCTGTCCAAAAAAGTGCCTGATTTTGTTTGGAAGTTCAACGGGAAAGAGCTGAAAAGGGATGACAAATATGAGATCTCTGTGTCAGAAGATGGGCTGACCCACACGCTCAAGATCAAGGATGCAAGGCTCTCTGACAGTGGGGAATTCTCTGTTGAGGCTGGGGGACTGGTTCAGAAGGCACCTCTTACCATTGCCC GTATTCCCATCAAATTTGTGAGCAACTTGAAGAATGCCCGTGTAAAGGAAAGAAGCCGGGCCTGCCTAGAATGTGAGCTGACCTCCAAGGATGTGACCTTAAAATGGAAGAAGGATGGGAAGCTGCTAGAGCGTGGGGCTAAGTTTAACATGAGCcatgaaggcaaaagagctgagCTAGTGATTGAGGATGCCCAACTCAGTGATGGAGGCGAGTACACTGTGGTAGCTATGCAGGATGGAGACCCTACAGAATACTACAGCACCGCCATTTTGACTGTAGAAG AGCGTTTGGCCACTGTGAAGAGCGGGATGTCAGATGTACATGCAGCCACAGGGAGTCCAGCAGAATTGTGTGTGGTACTGAATGATGAGAAAGTGGAAGGAGTTTGGTTGAAGGATGGCAAAGAG ATCACAGATTTCAGTGGGATACAGATTGTGAAGCAGGGAGCAGTCCACAAACTCATCTTCCCCAACATGGGTCCAGAACATGAGGGCAAGTACACATTCCGGGCCAAAGGTGCAGAGAGTGAGGCTTCTGTCTTCATCGCAG ACCCTCCTACAATTGACCCATCAGTGCTGGAGGCCCTGGCTGCACACCCTGTTACTGTGAAGGTTGGCCAAACAGCCAACCTCAAGGTTCCATTCCGGGCCAAGCCATTACCCAAGGCAACATGGTACAAGGATGGGGTTGAGGTGACTGAGGAGGAGCGTGTGACCATGGAACGGGGGGATGATCAGGCACTGTTGACGATTTCCAATTGTGTTCGTGAGGATAGTGGTATTGTTCTTCTCAAGCTCAAGAATGACCATGGTTCGGCCACAGCCACACTACACCTGAGTGTGCTTG ATCGGCCCAAGCCTCCTCAGGGTCGTGTGGAGTTCCTGGAACTCTCTGGCAACTGTGTCCATATGAAGTGGAAGGCCCCAAAGGACAACGGAGGTCGACCAGTGACACATTTCATTATAGAACGAAGGGCTGTTGGGAAGAAATCTTGGATCAAGGCTGGGGAGGTCAGCGGGAAAGTGACTGACTTTTCCACCAACAAAGTGGAGGAAGGGAAGGCTTATCAATTCCGAATTCGAGCTGTTAACTCTGAGGGTGTGAGCGACCCACTGGAGACTGAGGAGGTCTTTGCAGGAAATCCCATTG AGCCCCCTGGTCTGTCCTCTCAGCCACAGGTTTCAGATGTGACTAAAGAAGCAGTGACCATCACATGGAACCCACCAGCCCAAGATGGTGGATCCCCAGTACTTGGCTACAttgtagaaagaagaaagaaagggagcaGCCTATGGGTGCCCGTCAACAAGGAACCCATCCAGG ACAACAAGTGCAGAGTGGATGGTCTCCTGGAGGACACTGAATATGAGTTCCGGGTAATTGCTGTGAATCGAGCAGGACAAGGACAGCCAAGCATGCCCTCCACTTCTGTGGTAGCCAAGGATCCTATCA AGCCCCCTGGGCTGGTGCAGGGCTTATGTGTGGCCGACTCCTCAAACTCCAGTATCTCCTTGACTTGGCGGGAGCCTATAGAGGGGGGCCCTCCCTCTGGCTACATCCTCGAGATGAGGGCAGAGGACACAAAGGAATGGTCTAAGTGTACAAAGATCCCCATCTCAGGAACCTGTTACACTGTGGGTGGTCTGACAGAACGGCAGAAATACTTCTTCCGCATCCGAGCTGTGAATGAAGCTGGTGTTGGGGAGCCAGTTGAGCTGGATGAGGGGGTCCGAGCCATGCCTCCACCAG CGGCTCCCAGGTTTGACCTCAGTGCCCGGTTGAAGAACCACATGGTGGTGCGAGCTGGAACAGCCCTATGCATCCATGCTTCTTTCTAT GGCTCCCCACCACCCACTGTGATCTGGCAAAAGGATGGAATCCCCACCAAGGGCAGAGAAACCATCACCAAGGGAAAGAATCATTCCCAGTTCCTCATCAATAGCACTAAGCGCTCAGACTCAGGGGTCTACCGCATCCTGCTCCAGAATGAGTATGGGGAGGCCCACTATGATGTCCATGTTCGTGTGGCAG ATTTCCCACGGCCACCAACAAACCTGAAGTTGTTCGAGGAAGTGCCAAATACAGTGACTCTGGGTTGGGACCACAGTCCAGATGTGCAGGAGGATGGTGAGGCACACTATGTCATCCTGAAGAGGGATGCCAGCACCGCCACCTGGTTCACTGCAGCTGAACGAGTCTTTAGCAACAAGTACACTGTCACAGGGCTCCTGCCAGGAAGAAAATATTACTTCCGAATCTTAGCCCGGAATGAGATAGGGGACAGTGACCCACTTGACTCGAAAGATACCTGGCTGGTCAACAAGGATGAGA TTGAAGACCTCAGTGCCAAACTGCATCCATATGAGCGCAAGGACTGGCGCCATGCACCTCGCTTCATCACACCACTGAAACCTCATACTGTGCTACGAGGACACGACTGCACCATGAGCTGTGCTTTTCTGGGGAACCCACGTCCAACAGTAACTCTCTACAAGGGGGATGTCAACATCACAGCCAACTCCAAGTTCTGGTACAACTCCACCAGTGGAGTTTGTACCCTTGTCATCCCCACCTGCACCCTCAAAGATAGTGGTGACTATAGTGTGCTCATTGAAAATGAACTGGGCAAGGACAAATCCAGTTGTACATTGACTGTCTACG acaaagatgacaaatcCATCCTGGCCTCTATGACTGAGAGTctacagaagaaatcaaagcaccTCATGTGA
- the TMEM86A gene encoding lysoplasmalogenase TMEM86A isoform X1 gives MQCSRQRMSEVELKLVKSEGPKLVPFFKAICIYFVLWLPASNPSWFSALIKCLPIFCLWLFLLAHGVGFLLAHPSATRIFAGLVFSALGDAFLIWQDQGYFVHGLLMFAVTHMLYASAFGMQPLALRKGLVMAGLSGLCYALLYPYLSGPYIYLVGAYEALICFMGWRAMAGLRLVGAHWRWTELAAGSGALLFIISDLTIAINKFCFAVPYSRAIIMATYYAAQMLIALSVVESRDLEGDLPLSKVD, from the exons ATGCAGTGTTCCCGGCAGCGGATGTCCGAAGTGGAACTCAAACTT GTAAAGAGTGAAGGGCCGAAACTGGTTCCTTTCTTCAAGGCCATTTGCATCTACTTTGTGCTGTGGCTGCCAGCCTCCAACCCTTCCTGGTTCAGCGCACTCATCAAATGCTTACCCATCTTCTGCCTCTGGCTGTTCCTGCTGGCACATGGAGTTGGCTTCCTGCTCGCCCACCCCAGTGCCACCCGAATCTTCGCTGGGCTCGTCTTCTCTGCACTGGGTGATGCCTTTCTCATCTGGCAGGACCAGGGCTACTTCGTGCATG gacTGCTGATGTTTGCAGTGACCCACATGCTCTATGCTTCAGCCTTTGGCATGCAGCCCCTGGCCCTGCGGAAAGGCCTAGTGATGGCAGGGCTTTCTGGACTCTGCTATGCCCTCCTCTACCCCTATCTGTCGGGCCCTTACATCTACCTGGTGGGAGCCTACGAGGCTCTGATTTGTTTCATGGGCTGGAGGGCCATGGCAGGCCTCCGGCTGGTTGGGGCACACTGGCGCTGGACAGAACTGGCTGCGGGCAGTGGAGCCCTTCTCTTCATCATCTCTGACTTGACCATTGCCATCAACAAGTTCTGCTTCGCTGTCCCCTACTCTCGAGCCATCATCATGGCCACCTATTACGCCGCACAGATGCTCATTGCACTCTCTGTTGTAGAGAGCCGAGACCTGGAAGGGGACTTGCCATTGAGCAAGGTGGACTGA
- the TMEM86A gene encoding lysoplasmalogenase TMEM86A isoform X2 translates to MVSPVTVVKSEGPKLVPFFKAICIYFVLWLPASNPSWFSALIKCLPIFCLWLFLLAHGVGFLLAHPSATRIFAGLVFSALGDAFLIWQDQGYFVHGLLMFAVTHMLYASAFGMQPLALRKGLVMAGLSGLCYALLYPYLSGPYIYLVGAYEALICFMGWRAMAGLRLVGAHWRWTELAAGSGALLFIISDLTIAINKFCFAVPYSRAIIMATYYAAQMLIALSVVESRDLEGDLPLSKVD, encoded by the exons aTGGTGTCCCCGGTCACTGTG GTAAAGAGTGAAGGGCCGAAACTGGTTCCTTTCTTCAAGGCCATTTGCATCTACTTTGTGCTGTGGCTGCCAGCCTCCAACCCTTCCTGGTTCAGCGCACTCATCAAATGCTTACCCATCTTCTGCCTCTGGCTGTTCCTGCTGGCACATGGAGTTGGCTTCCTGCTCGCCCACCCCAGTGCCACCCGAATCTTCGCTGGGCTCGTCTTCTCTGCACTGGGTGATGCCTTTCTCATCTGGCAGGACCAGGGCTACTTCGTGCATG gacTGCTGATGTTTGCAGTGACCCACATGCTCTATGCTTCAGCCTTTGGCATGCAGCCCCTGGCCCTGCGGAAAGGCCTAGTGATGGCAGGGCTTTCTGGACTCTGCTATGCCCTCCTCTACCCCTATCTGTCGGGCCCTTACATCTACCTGGTGGGAGCCTACGAGGCTCTGATTTGTTTCATGGGCTGGAGGGCCATGGCAGGCCTCCGGCTGGTTGGGGCACACTGGCGCTGGACAGAACTGGCTGCGGGCAGTGGAGCCCTTCTCTTCATCATCTCTGACTTGACCATTGCCATCAACAAGTTCTGCTTCGCTGTCCCCTACTCTCGAGCCATCATCATGGCCACCTATTACGCCGCACAGATGCTCATTGCACTCTCTGTTGTAGAGAGCCGAGACCTGGAAGGGGACTTGCCATTGAGCAAGGTGGACTGA